A single Rhopalosiphum padi isolate XX-2018 chromosome 4, ASM2088224v1, whole genome shotgun sequence DNA region contains:
- the LOC132929567 gene encoding myophilin isoform X2, which yields MPAKNKEQEKEMLEWIGNVLGEAVPSNVSYEDYLKDGIVLCNLINKIAPGSVKKIQTKGSNFQLMENIQRFQAAIKKYGVPEEEIFQTADLFERRNIPQVTLCLYALARITQKHPEYTGPALGPKMADANKREFTEDQLRASEGHLNLQMGYNKGASQSGLGSFGNSRHM from the exons ATGCCG GCTAAGAACAAGGAACAAGAAAAAGAAATGTTGGAGTGGATTGGTAATGTTTTGGGCGAGGCGGTTCCCAGCAATGTCTCGTACGAAGATTATTTGAAGGACGGCATCGTGCTTTGCAACCTCATCAACAAGATTGCTCCTGGATCGGTGAAAAAAATACAGACTAAGGGTTCAAACTTCCAGTTGATGGAAAACATTCAACG ATTTCAAGCGGCCATCAAAAAGTACGGTGTACCGGAAGAGGAGATTTTCCAAACGGCCGATTTGTTCGAACGCAGGAACATACCGCAGGTGACGCTCTGCCTATACGCCCTCGCTCGCATT ACCCAAAAGCATCCGGAGTACACGGGCCCGGCATTGGGACCTAAAATGGCTGACGCTAACAAGAGAGAATTTACTGAAGACCAGTTGAGAGCATCCGAAGGTCACCTTAACCTACAAATGGGATACAACAAAGGAGCTTCTCAATCGGGATTGGGATCGTTCGGTAACTCAAGGCATATGTAA
- the LOC132929567 gene encoding muscle-specific protein 20 isoform X1, giving the protein MRINFLKLFALSHLTPVQKAHLSYAVRKDIEVKEIQRLYRMKRFRQMKLDRINQSRIRAAKNKEQEKEMLEWIGNVLGEAVPSNVSYEDYLKDGIVLCNLINKIAPGSVKKIQTKGSNFQLMENIQRFQAAIKKYGVPEEEIFQTADLFERRNIPQVTLCLYALARITQKHPEYTGPALGPKMADANKREFTEDQLRASEGHLNLQMGYNKGASQSGLGSFGNSRHM; this is encoded by the exons ATGAGAATcaactttttaaaactatttgcaCTGAGCCACCTGACTCCGGTCCAGAAAGCCCATCTATCGTACGCGGTACGCAAGGACATTGAAGTAAAAGAGATCCAACGATTGTATAGGATGAAGCGATTTCGTCAAATGAAATTAGACAGAATAAATCAGTCTAGAATTAGAGCA GCTAAGAACAAGGAACAAGAAAAAGAAATGTTGGAGTGGATTGGTAATGTTTTGGGCGAGGCGGTTCCCAGCAATGTCTCGTACGAAGATTATTTGAAGGACGGCATCGTGCTTTGCAACCTCATCAACAAGATTGCTCCTGGATCGGTGAAAAAAATACAGACTAAGGGTTCAAACTTCCAGTTGATGGAAAACATTCAACG ATTTCAAGCGGCCATCAAAAAGTACGGTGTACCGGAAGAGGAGATTTTCCAAACGGCCGATTTGTTCGAACGCAGGAACATACCGCAGGTGACGCTCTGCCTATACGCCCTCGCTCGCATT ACCCAAAAGCATCCGGAGTACACGGGCCCGGCATTGGGACCTAAAATGGCTGACGCTAACAAGAGAGAATTTACTGAAGACCAGTTGAGAGCATCCGAAGGTCACCTTAACCTACAAATGGGATACAACAAAGGAGCTTCTCAATCGGGATTGGGATCGTTCGGTAACTCAAGGCATATGTAA